A DNA window from Bombus huntii isolate Logan2020A chromosome 10, iyBomHunt1.1, whole genome shotgun sequence contains the following coding sequences:
- the LOC126870714 gene encoding uncharacterized protein LOC126870714 isoform X1, with protein sequence MTGLTLIFAYSLNHSIASYFPFLCRWAKFGNCRDFALIGKDTIAMASGIYVRFHDPASKKARVERFDGGERGDGACCLAGLSVAPIFSVIERKANPRISVFAYPTMRRIGQCAGSQEANGYLCCVFAGTEYLLGQATFPDFCLTVWQWKTGERLTKINGTDMTMFDIDRTRLVCSTDSAHLVARFMPSTGTLSVYRVLSCSNTVRLFPMEVHSERTAVSCSWSTDGTLLCCDESGTVWSVDFEQQVDPGVRTIVRPLDEDDGTISSQRNPTLVGHGDGTLVVDGATHGREVRATFYRKSWKDRNEEWRPAWTISLPSYPRHAESDPSQDRILILGEDGDLFEIIGLQHRCPPRLEFLLRDDTGYANIAALHGPYLGALDQTGRLAIIDVATGELASPTIQLTHHGKVADIASHPVLPILVSCSVTGNCLFIESYPTIPVRKHCVHLQREALDRVKFSNRGHLLGVASSQIGRLFLLSMNVVELEERDYRMSASKVAAWLNLGRKVIDFLIYEMDQDRAKALLLVANMESSDSRAGDEMIVYSCRLFDRDVYVENADCSIRLLSSFEHLHYGKESSYEIIGVPYLTKQLHRLELKEDFQNALLSEALPSLHQTRSISIAIHYTKSGVSSSLFTCGFDGLIVWRDCTELRRVFALFAAHHRSEAGGRRTVLFNNVVVSLGRNGDLVANRLPNRMVEQEDSRGSRSTESYCWITLDDRLKTRESKRVGATENEEIEETETWMDMVIRRRSMAEEKQALATRLSLLDDWNKLKRRVKTLLDSNEAAPPNARLPISAFDLDQRGRELALAAARSTEIELTKNAEEEISRLDQSILYLRERFLDPLIVRPRSIFSLFGESKVTNYPLDKFVPREQTYIPPWCQFSRRMRELVSRLEGEENSQTTNVENPRSRCHGFVDALETCIIADHQERELKVKFNELFEKTRSTKQREMRAANERCEEMRRLVLELKRVFHVDASAKLIEPPQWHPKEIIEDEFERDARTIDDARLNGPERNNDNEKNLVEDEVEIETKVHDFREQMLDRMMDGVLEDRLEHDAKRSIPKPDCLTRKDAASYTEEDIRAIESYEEKIRAREVDRQRYKSMLEAEIERISGEFSNGAKSFDDELNELSKEKIQIEGSMLSQRLTKMQAILEHRKIVQKRQQIRRTIELELVPATKEADTLAEERDLFEAGVAELRVSYENARKRDKRLERKFRSEFAELKPSVPEHLFRQYRKRPRLLIAHGPCGTSATFLTELAVCIIEQRNSDILPRECSSYLRALDELDRLPEGLQSRLKPDYWHLLCRLRRLKVEAEIKVKNCAIGLAEAEQSLAFLRNACCISRDKIDRCKQKIEQLEKC encoded by the exons ATGACTGGCCTTACCTTGATCTTCGCTTACAGTCTCAACCATTCGATCGCTAGCTACTTTCCATTTCTTTGTAGGTGGGCAAAGTTTGGAAACTGTCGCGATTTTGCGCTGATCGGAAAGGACACGATCGCGATGGCTTCTGGCATTTATGTCCGTTTCCATGACCCTGCGAGTAAAAAGGCACGAGTAGAACGATTCGATGGTGGCGAGAGAGGAGACGGCGCGTGCTGTCTCGCCGGACTTTCG GTCGCGCCAATTTTCTCCGTGATTGAAAGGAAAGCCAACCCAAGGATCTCGGTATTCGCTTATCCCACGATGCGAAGAATCGGTCAGTGCGCCGGAAGTCAAGAAGCGAATGGCTACTTGTGTTGCGTGTTCGCTGGCACCGAATACCTGCTCGGTCAAGCAACTTTCCCAGACTTTTGCCTGACAGTTTGGCAATGGAAAACCGGTGAACGACTGACAAAAATCAACGGAACGGATATGACGATGTTTGACATCGATCGCACGAGACTCGT ATGCTCGACCGATTCGGCCCACCTGGTAGCACGATTTATGCCATCCACCGGCACGCTTTCGGTGTACCGCGTGTTGAGTTGTTCGAATACCGTTCGACTCTTTCCGATGGAAGTCCACTCGGAGCGCACTGCAGTTTCCTGTTCCTGGTCCACGGACGGAACTTTGCTCTGTTGTGACGAAAGCGGCACCGTTTGGTCCGTCGATTTCGAGCAGCAAGTGGACCCTGGCGTTCGAACAATCGTCCGACCTCTTGACGAAGATGACGGAACGATTTCATCGCAAAGAAACCCTACGTTGGTGGGTCACGGCGATGGCACGTTGGTCGTCGATGGCGCGACGCACGGTCGCGAGGTTCGGGCAACG TTTTACAGAAAATCTTGGAAAGATCGAAACGAAGAATGGCGGCCGGCTTGGACGATTTCGCTACCGTCGTACCCGAGACACGCAGAAAGCGATCCAAGTCAAGATAGAATCTTAATACTTGGGGAGGACGGCGATCTCTTTGAGATAATCGGTCTGCAGCATCGTTGTCCCCCTCGTCTCGAGTTTCTACTACGAGATGACACGGGTTATGCAAATATAGCTGCGTTACATGGCCCATATTTAGGAGCTTTAGACCAAACTGGTCGTCTGGCGATCATTGACGTTGCAACTGGTGAACTTGCCTCACCAACTATACAGTTAACACATCACGGCAAAG TTGCTGATATCGCCTCGCATCCCGTCTTACCGATTCTGGTAAGCTGCAGCGTCACGGGAAACTGCCTTTTCATCGAATCGTATCCTACGATACCTGTCCGAAAGCATTGCGTTCATCTTCAACGAGAAGCTTTGGATCGCGTCAAATTTTCTAACAGAGGTCATTTGCTGGGCGTTGCCTCGTCTCAGATCGGCCGGCTGTTCCTCTTATCGATGAACGTCGTCGAACTTGAAGAACGTGATTATAGGATGTCAGCCAGCAAAGTCGCGGCCTGGTTGAATCTTGGCCGAAag GTGATCGATTTTTTGATCTACGAAATGGACCAAGATCGCGCGAAAGCGCTACTTCTAGTTGCAAACATGGAATCGAGCGACTCTCGAGCTGGAGACGAGATGATCGTGTACTCGTGTCGACTTTTCGATCGAGATGTCTACGTCGAAAACGCGGATTGCTCGATAAGACTTTTGTCGTCCTTCGAGCACCTGCACTACGGAAAAGAATCGAGCTACGAAATAATTGGTGTCCCGTATCTCACGAAACAGTTGCATCGGCTAGAGTTAAAG GAAGATTTCCAAAACGCCTTACTCTCGGAAGCTCTACCATCGCTGCACCAAACCAGAAGCATCAGCATCGCCATTCATTACACGAAATCTGGCGTATCCTCAAGCCTGTTCACCTGCGGATTCGATGGACTAATCGTGTGGAGAGACTGCACCGAGCTTCGGCGAGTATTCGCTCTGTTCGCCGCGCACCATCGTTCAGAAGCTGGTGGTCGACGCACAGTCCTCTTCAACAACGTGGTCGTTTCTTTGGGTAGAAACGGGGATCTGGTCGCTAATAGATTACCGAACCG GATGGTCGAACAGGAGGATAGTCGAGGTTCGAGGTCAACCGAATCCTACTGTTGGATTACACTCGACGACCGCTTGAAAACGAGAGAAAGCAAACGGGTGGGTGCGACAGAGAACGAGGAGATCGAAGAAACGGAGACGTGGATGGATATGGTGATTCGCCGGCGGTCGATGGCCGAGGAGAAACAAGCTCTAGCGACTCGTCTCTCTCTTCTCGATGATTGGAACAAGCTGAAACGCCga GTAAAGACATTGCTCGACTCGAACGAGGCAGCACCACCAAACGCTCGACTGCCGATTTCTGCGTTCGATCTCGATCAACGTGGTAGAGAGCTCGCGTTGGCAGCGGCCAGGTCAACGGAAATCGAATTGACGAAGAACGCCGAGGAAGAAATCTCGCGCCTGGATCAATCGATACTCTACTTGCGCGAACGATTTTTAGATCCCTTGATCGTCCGACCGAGAAGCATCTTTTCCTTGTTCGGTGAATCGAAGGTCACCAATTATCCTCTCGATAAATTCGTACCTCGGGAACAGACGTATATTCCGCCTTGGTGTCAATTTTCGAGAAGGATGAGAGAACTTGTGTCTAg ATTGGAGGGCGAAGAAAATTCACAAACGACCAACGTCGAGAACCCACGGTCTCGTTGCCACGGTTTTGTAGACGCGCTTGAGACGTGCATTATCGCGGATCACCAAGAGCGCGAGTTAAAAGTAAAGTTTAACGAACTGTTTGAAAAGACACGATCAACGAAGCAAAGAGAGATGCGAGCGGCGAACGAACGCTGCGAGGAAATGCGTCGGCTCGTTCTCGAGCTGAAGCGTGTGTTTCACGTGGACGCGAGTGCGAAACTCATCGAGCCTCCACAGTGGCATCCAAAGGAAATAATCGAGGACGAATTCGAACGAGACGCGAGAACGATCGACGATGCACGATTAAATGGACCCGAAAGAAACAACGACAATGAGAAGAACTTAGTCGAAGACGAAGTAGAGATCGAAACGAAAGTGCATGATTTTCGTGAACAGATGCTCGACAGGATGATGGACGGTGTACTGGAAGATAG ATTGGAACACGATGCAAAGAGAAGCATTCCGAAACCCGACTGTCTCACCCGGAAAGATGCAGCTAGTTACACAGAGGAGGACATTCGGGCAATCGAGTCGTACGAGGAGAAGATTCGCGCTAGAGAAGTCGATCGGCAGAGGTACAAGTCGATGCTGGAGGCCGAGATCGAAAGGATCAGTG GAGAATTCTCGAACGGCGCAAAGTCTTTCGACGACGAATTGAACGAACTATCCAAAGAAAAGATACAAATCGAAGGATCGATGCTCTCACAGAGATTGACCAAAATGCAGGCGATCCTAGAGCATCGAAAAATCGTTCAGAAAAGACAGCAGATACGACGGACTATCGAGTTGGAACTTGTACCCGCGACGAAGGAGGCTGACACACTTGCCGAAGAACGAGATTTGTTCGAGGCAGGTGTCGCGGAACTAAGAGTCAGCTATGAGAACGCACGTAAACGAGATAAGCGGCTGGAAAGAAAGTTTAGATCGGAGTTTGCCGAACTAAAACCATCGGTGCCGGAGCATCTGTTCCGACAATACCGCAAAAGACCGAGATTGTTAATCGCGCATGGACCCTGCGGTACGTCGGCTACGTTTCTCACTGAACTCGCTGTTTGTATCATAGAGCAGCGAAACTCTGACATCTTGCCTCGAGAATGTTCAAGCTATCTTCGAGCTTTGGATGAATTAGACAGATTACCGGAAGGACTGCAGAGCCGATTGAAGCCAGATTATTGGCACCTTCTTTGTCGTCTTAGGAGACTTAAGGTAGAAGCAGAGATTAAG GTGAAAAACTGCGCGATCGGGTTGGCGGAAGCGGAACAGAGCTTGGCATTCCTGCGAAACGCGTGTTGCATCAGCCGAGACAAGATCGATCGGTGCAAACAGAAAATAGAACAATTAGAAAAGTGCTAA
- the LOC126870714 gene encoding uncharacterized protein LOC126870714 isoform X5 produces the protein MTERFHRKETLRWWVTAMARWSSMARRTVARFGQRKSWKDRNEEWRPAWTISLPSYPRHAESDPSQDRILILGEDGDLFEIIGLQHRCPPRLEFLLRDDTGYANIAALHGPYLGALDQTGRLAIIDVATGELASPTIQLTHHGKVADIASHPVLPILVSCSVTGNCLFIESYPTIPVRKHCVHLQREALDRVKFSNRGHLLGVASSQIGRLFLLSMNVVELEERDYRMSASKVAAWLNLGRKVIDFLIYEMDQDRAKALLLVANMESSDSRAGDEMIVYSCRLFDRDVYVENADCSIRLLSSFEHLHYGKESSYEIIGVPYLTKQLHRLELKEDFQNALLSEALPSLHQTRSISIAIHYTKSGVSSSLFTCGFDGLIVWRDCTELRRVFALFAAHHRSEAGGRRTVLFNNVVVSLGRNGDLVANRLPNRMVEQEDSRGSRSTESYCWITLDDRLKTRESKRVGATENEEIEETETWMDMVIRRRSMAEEKQALATRLSLLDDWNKLKRRVKTLLDSNEAAPPNARLPISAFDLDQRGRELALAAARSTEIELTKNAEEEISRLDQSILYLRERFLDPLIVRPRSIFSLFGESKVTNYPLDKFVPREQTYIPPWCQFSRRMRELVSRLEGEENSQTTNVENPRSRCHGFVDALETCIIADHQERELKVKFNELFEKTRSTKQREMRAANERCEEMRRLVLELKRVFHVDASAKLIEPPQWHPKEIIEDEFERDARTIDDARLNGPERNNDNEKNLVEDEVEIETKVHDFREQMLDRMMDGVLEDRLEHDAKRSIPKPDCLTRKDAASYTEEDIRAIESYEEKIRAREVDRQRYKSMLEAEIERISGEFSNGAKSFDDELNELSKEKIQIEGSMLSQRLTKMQAILEHRKIVQKRQQIRRTIELELVPATKEADTLAEERDLFEAGVAELRVSYENARKRDKRLERKFRSEFAELKPSVPEHLFRQYRKRPRLLIAHGPCGTSATFLTELAVCIIEQRNSDILPRECSSYLRALDELDRLPEGLQSRLKPDYWHLLCRLRRLKVEAEIKVKNCAIGLAEAEQSLAFLRNACCISRDKIDRCKQKIEQLEKC, from the exons ATGACGGAACGATTTCATCGCAAAGAAACCCTACGTTGGTGGGTCACGGCGATGGCACGTTGGTCGTCGATGGCGCGACGCACGGTCGCGAGGTTCGGGCAACG AAAATCTTGGAAAGATCGAAACGAAGAATGGCGGCCGGCTTGGACGATTTCGCTACCGTCGTACCCGAGACACGCAGAAAGCGATCCAAGTCAAGATAGAATCTTAATACTTGGGGAGGACGGCGATCTCTTTGAGATAATCGGTCTGCAGCATCGTTGTCCCCCTCGTCTCGAGTTTCTACTACGAGATGACACGGGTTATGCAAATATAGCTGCGTTACATGGCCCATATTTAGGAGCTTTAGACCAAACTGGTCGTCTGGCGATCATTGACGTTGCAACTGGTGAACTTGCCTCACCAACTATACAGTTAACACATCACGGCAAAG TTGCTGATATCGCCTCGCATCCCGTCTTACCGATTCTGGTAAGCTGCAGCGTCACGGGAAACTGCCTTTTCATCGAATCGTATCCTACGATACCTGTCCGAAAGCATTGCGTTCATCTTCAACGAGAAGCTTTGGATCGCGTCAAATTTTCTAACAGAGGTCATTTGCTGGGCGTTGCCTCGTCTCAGATCGGCCGGCTGTTCCTCTTATCGATGAACGTCGTCGAACTTGAAGAACGTGATTATAGGATGTCAGCCAGCAAAGTCGCGGCCTGGTTGAATCTTGGCCGAAag GTGATCGATTTTTTGATCTACGAAATGGACCAAGATCGCGCGAAAGCGCTACTTCTAGTTGCAAACATGGAATCGAGCGACTCTCGAGCTGGAGACGAGATGATCGTGTACTCGTGTCGACTTTTCGATCGAGATGTCTACGTCGAAAACGCGGATTGCTCGATAAGACTTTTGTCGTCCTTCGAGCACCTGCACTACGGAAAAGAATCGAGCTACGAAATAATTGGTGTCCCGTATCTCACGAAACAGTTGCATCGGCTAGAGTTAAAG GAAGATTTCCAAAACGCCTTACTCTCGGAAGCTCTACCATCGCTGCACCAAACCAGAAGCATCAGCATCGCCATTCATTACACGAAATCTGGCGTATCCTCAAGCCTGTTCACCTGCGGATTCGATGGACTAATCGTGTGGAGAGACTGCACCGAGCTTCGGCGAGTATTCGCTCTGTTCGCCGCGCACCATCGTTCAGAAGCTGGTGGTCGACGCACAGTCCTCTTCAACAACGTGGTCGTTTCTTTGGGTAGAAACGGGGATCTGGTCGCTAATAGATTACCGAACCG GATGGTCGAACAGGAGGATAGTCGAGGTTCGAGGTCAACCGAATCCTACTGTTGGATTACACTCGACGACCGCTTGAAAACGAGAGAAAGCAAACGGGTGGGTGCGACAGAGAACGAGGAGATCGAAGAAACGGAGACGTGGATGGATATGGTGATTCGCCGGCGGTCGATGGCCGAGGAGAAACAAGCTCTAGCGACTCGTCTCTCTCTTCTCGATGATTGGAACAAGCTGAAACGCCga GTAAAGACATTGCTCGACTCGAACGAGGCAGCACCACCAAACGCTCGACTGCCGATTTCTGCGTTCGATCTCGATCAACGTGGTAGAGAGCTCGCGTTGGCAGCGGCCAGGTCAACGGAAATCGAATTGACGAAGAACGCCGAGGAAGAAATCTCGCGCCTGGATCAATCGATACTCTACTTGCGCGAACGATTTTTAGATCCCTTGATCGTCCGACCGAGAAGCATCTTTTCCTTGTTCGGTGAATCGAAGGTCACCAATTATCCTCTCGATAAATTCGTACCTCGGGAACAGACGTATATTCCGCCTTGGTGTCAATTTTCGAGAAGGATGAGAGAACTTGTGTCTAg ATTGGAGGGCGAAGAAAATTCACAAACGACCAACGTCGAGAACCCACGGTCTCGTTGCCACGGTTTTGTAGACGCGCTTGAGACGTGCATTATCGCGGATCACCAAGAGCGCGAGTTAAAAGTAAAGTTTAACGAACTGTTTGAAAAGACACGATCAACGAAGCAAAGAGAGATGCGAGCGGCGAACGAACGCTGCGAGGAAATGCGTCGGCTCGTTCTCGAGCTGAAGCGTGTGTTTCACGTGGACGCGAGTGCGAAACTCATCGAGCCTCCACAGTGGCATCCAAAGGAAATAATCGAGGACGAATTCGAACGAGACGCGAGAACGATCGACGATGCACGATTAAATGGACCCGAAAGAAACAACGACAATGAGAAGAACTTAGTCGAAGACGAAGTAGAGATCGAAACGAAAGTGCATGATTTTCGTGAACAGATGCTCGACAGGATGATGGACGGTGTACTGGAAGATAG ATTGGAACACGATGCAAAGAGAAGCATTCCGAAACCCGACTGTCTCACCCGGAAAGATGCAGCTAGTTACACAGAGGAGGACATTCGGGCAATCGAGTCGTACGAGGAGAAGATTCGCGCTAGAGAAGTCGATCGGCAGAGGTACAAGTCGATGCTGGAGGCCGAGATCGAAAGGATCAGTG GAGAATTCTCGAACGGCGCAAAGTCTTTCGACGACGAATTGAACGAACTATCCAAAGAAAAGATACAAATCGAAGGATCGATGCTCTCACAGAGATTGACCAAAATGCAGGCGATCCTAGAGCATCGAAAAATCGTTCAGAAAAGACAGCAGATACGACGGACTATCGAGTTGGAACTTGTACCCGCGACGAAGGAGGCTGACACACTTGCCGAAGAACGAGATTTGTTCGAGGCAGGTGTCGCGGAACTAAGAGTCAGCTATGAGAACGCACGTAAACGAGATAAGCGGCTGGAAAGAAAGTTTAGATCGGAGTTTGCCGAACTAAAACCATCGGTGCCGGAGCATCTGTTCCGACAATACCGCAAAAGACCGAGATTGTTAATCGCGCATGGACCCTGCGGTACGTCGGCTACGTTTCTCACTGAACTCGCTGTTTGTATCATAGAGCAGCGAAACTCTGACATCTTGCCTCGAGAATGTTCAAGCTATCTTCGAGCTTTGGATGAATTAGACAGATTACCGGAAGGACTGCAGAGCCGATTGAAGCCAGATTATTGGCACCTTCTTTGTCGTCTTAGGAGACTTAAGGTAGAAGCAGAGATTAAG GTGAAAAACTGCGCGATCGGGTTGGCGGAAGCGGAACAGAGCTTGGCATTCCTGCGAAACGCGTGTTGCATCAGCCGAGACAAGATCGATCGGTGCAAACAGAAAATAGAACAATTAGAAAAGTGCTAA
- the LOC126870714 gene encoding uncharacterized protein LOC126870714 isoform X4 — protein MTGLTLIFAYSLNHSIASYFPFLCRWAKFGNCRDFALIGKDTIAMASGIYVRFHDPASKKARVERFDGGERGDGACCLAGLSVAPIFSVIERKANPRISVFAYPTMRRIGQCAGSQEANGYLCCVFAGTEYLLGQATFPDFCLTVWQWKTGERLTKINGTDMTMFDIDRTRLVCSTDSAHLVARFMPSTGTLSVYRVLSCSNTVRLFPMEVHSERTAVSCSWSTDGTLLCCDESGTVWSVDFEQQVDPGVRTIVRPLDEDDGTISSQRNPTLVGHGDGTLVVDGATHGREVRATFYRKSWKDRNEEWRPAWTISLPSYPRHAESDPSQDRILILGEDGDLFEIIGLQHRCPPRLEFLLRDDTGYANIAALHGPYLGALDQTGRLAIIDVATGELASPTIQLTHHGKVADIASHPVLPILVSCSVTGNCLFIESYPTIPVRKHCVHLQREALDRVKFSNRGHLLGVASSQIGRLFLLSMNVVELEERDYRMSASKVAAWLNLGRKVIDFLIYEMDQDRAKALLLVANMESSDSRAGDEMIVYSCRLFDRDVYVENADCSIRLLSSFEHLHYGKESSYEIIGVPYLTKQLHRLELKEDFQNALLSEALPSLHQTRSISIAIHYTKSGVSSSLFTCGFDGLIVWRDCTELRRVFALFAAHHRSEAGGRRTVLFNNVVVSLGRNGDLVANRLPNRMVEQEDSRGSRSTESYCWITLDDRLKTRESKRVGATENEEIEETETWMDMVIRRRSMAEEKQALATRLSLLDDWNKLKRRVKTLLDSNEAAPPNARLPISAFDLDQRGRELALAAARSTEIELTKNAEEEISRLDQSILYLRERFLDPLIVRPRSIFSLFGESKVTNYPLDKFVPREQTYIPPWCQFSRRMRELVSRLEGEENSQTTNVENPRSRCHGFVDALETCIIADHQERELKVKFNELFEKTRSTKQREMRAANERCEEMRRLVLELKRVFHVDASAKLIEPPQWHPKEIIEDEFERDARTIDDARLNGPERNNDNEKNLVEDEVEIETKVHDFREQMLDRMMDGVLEDRRILERRKVFRRRIERTIQRKDTNRRIDALTEIDQNAGDPRASKNRSEKTADTTDYRVGTCTRDEGG, from the exons ATGACTGGCCTTACCTTGATCTTCGCTTACAGTCTCAACCATTCGATCGCTAGCTACTTTCCATTTCTTTGTAGGTGGGCAAAGTTTGGAAACTGTCGCGATTTTGCGCTGATCGGAAAGGACACGATCGCGATGGCTTCTGGCATTTATGTCCGTTTCCATGACCCTGCGAGTAAAAAGGCACGAGTAGAACGATTCGATGGTGGCGAGAGAGGAGACGGCGCGTGCTGTCTCGCCGGACTTTCG GTCGCGCCAATTTTCTCCGTGATTGAAAGGAAAGCCAACCCAAGGATCTCGGTATTCGCTTATCCCACGATGCGAAGAATCGGTCAGTGCGCCGGAAGTCAAGAAGCGAATGGCTACTTGTGTTGCGTGTTCGCTGGCACCGAATACCTGCTCGGTCAAGCAACTTTCCCAGACTTTTGCCTGACAGTTTGGCAATGGAAAACCGGTGAACGACTGACAAAAATCAACGGAACGGATATGACGATGTTTGACATCGATCGCACGAGACTCGT ATGCTCGACCGATTCGGCCCACCTGGTAGCACGATTTATGCCATCCACCGGCACGCTTTCGGTGTACCGCGTGTTGAGTTGTTCGAATACCGTTCGACTCTTTCCGATGGAAGTCCACTCGGAGCGCACTGCAGTTTCCTGTTCCTGGTCCACGGACGGAACTTTGCTCTGTTGTGACGAAAGCGGCACCGTTTGGTCCGTCGATTTCGAGCAGCAAGTGGACCCTGGCGTTCGAACAATCGTCCGACCTCTTGACGAAGATGACGGAACGATTTCATCGCAAAGAAACCCTACGTTGGTGGGTCACGGCGATGGCACGTTGGTCGTCGATGGCGCGACGCACGGTCGCGAGGTTCGGGCAACG TTTTACAGAAAATCTTGGAAAGATCGAAACGAAGAATGGCGGCCGGCTTGGACGATTTCGCTACCGTCGTACCCGAGACACGCAGAAAGCGATCCAAGTCAAGATAGAATCTTAATACTTGGGGAGGACGGCGATCTCTTTGAGATAATCGGTCTGCAGCATCGTTGTCCCCCTCGTCTCGAGTTTCTACTACGAGATGACACGGGTTATGCAAATATAGCTGCGTTACATGGCCCATATTTAGGAGCTTTAGACCAAACTGGTCGTCTGGCGATCATTGACGTTGCAACTGGTGAACTTGCCTCACCAACTATACAGTTAACACATCACGGCAAAG TTGCTGATATCGCCTCGCATCCCGTCTTACCGATTCTGGTAAGCTGCAGCGTCACGGGAAACTGCCTTTTCATCGAATCGTATCCTACGATACCTGTCCGAAAGCATTGCGTTCATCTTCAACGAGAAGCTTTGGATCGCGTCAAATTTTCTAACAGAGGTCATTTGCTGGGCGTTGCCTCGTCTCAGATCGGCCGGCTGTTCCTCTTATCGATGAACGTCGTCGAACTTGAAGAACGTGATTATAGGATGTCAGCCAGCAAAGTCGCGGCCTGGTTGAATCTTGGCCGAAag GTGATCGATTTTTTGATCTACGAAATGGACCAAGATCGCGCGAAAGCGCTACTTCTAGTTGCAAACATGGAATCGAGCGACTCTCGAGCTGGAGACGAGATGATCGTGTACTCGTGTCGACTTTTCGATCGAGATGTCTACGTCGAAAACGCGGATTGCTCGATAAGACTTTTGTCGTCCTTCGAGCACCTGCACTACGGAAAAGAATCGAGCTACGAAATAATTGGTGTCCCGTATCTCACGAAACAGTTGCATCGGCTAGAGTTAAAG GAAGATTTCCAAAACGCCTTACTCTCGGAAGCTCTACCATCGCTGCACCAAACCAGAAGCATCAGCATCGCCATTCATTACACGAAATCTGGCGTATCCTCAAGCCTGTTCACCTGCGGATTCGATGGACTAATCGTGTGGAGAGACTGCACCGAGCTTCGGCGAGTATTCGCTCTGTTCGCCGCGCACCATCGTTCAGAAGCTGGTGGTCGACGCACAGTCCTCTTCAACAACGTGGTCGTTTCTTTGGGTAGAAACGGGGATCTGGTCGCTAATAGATTACCGAACCG GATGGTCGAACAGGAGGATAGTCGAGGTTCGAGGTCAACCGAATCCTACTGTTGGATTACACTCGACGACCGCTTGAAAACGAGAGAAAGCAAACGGGTGGGTGCGACAGAGAACGAGGAGATCGAAGAAACGGAGACGTGGATGGATATGGTGATTCGCCGGCGGTCGATGGCCGAGGAGAAACAAGCTCTAGCGACTCGTCTCTCTCTTCTCGATGATTGGAACAAGCTGAAACGCCga GTAAAGACATTGCTCGACTCGAACGAGGCAGCACCACCAAACGCTCGACTGCCGATTTCTGCGTTCGATCTCGATCAACGTGGTAGAGAGCTCGCGTTGGCAGCGGCCAGGTCAACGGAAATCGAATTGACGAAGAACGCCGAGGAAGAAATCTCGCGCCTGGATCAATCGATACTCTACTTGCGCGAACGATTTTTAGATCCCTTGATCGTCCGACCGAGAAGCATCTTTTCCTTGTTCGGTGAATCGAAGGTCACCAATTATCCTCTCGATAAATTCGTACCTCGGGAACAGACGTATATTCCGCCTTGGTGTCAATTTTCGAGAAGGATGAGAGAACTTGTGTCTAg ATTGGAGGGCGAAGAAAATTCACAAACGACCAACGTCGAGAACCCACGGTCTCGTTGCCACGGTTTTGTAGACGCGCTTGAGACGTGCATTATCGCGGATCACCAAGAGCGCGAGTTAAAAGTAAAGTTTAACGAACTGTTTGAAAAGACACGATCAACGAAGCAAAGAGAGATGCGAGCGGCGAACGAACGCTGCGAGGAAATGCGTCGGCTCGTTCTCGAGCTGAAGCGTGTGTTTCACGTGGACGCGAGTGCGAAACTCATCGAGCCTCCACAGTGGCATCCAAAGGAAATAATCGAGGACGAATTCGAACGAGACGCGAGAACGATCGACGATGCACGATTAAATGGACCCGAAAGAAACAACGACAATGAGAAGAACTTAGTCGAAGACGAAGTAGAGATCGAAACGAAAGTGCATGATTTTCGTGAACAGATGCTCGACAGGATGATGGACGGTGTACTGGAAGATAG GAGAATTCTCGAACGGCGCAAAGTCTTTCGACGACGAATTGAACGAACTATCCAAAGAAAAGATACAAATCGAAGGATCGATGCTCTCACAGAGATTGACCAAAATGCAGGCGATCCTAGAGCATCGAAAAATCGTTCAGAAAAGACAGCAGATACGACGGACTATCGAGTTGGAACTTGTACCCGCGACGAAGGAGGCTGA